GCGTTCTGTCTCCTTCTTGAAGCGATTGCTCGCGGCGGCGACGAAGCCAATTCCCTCTGCTGTGGCGTGGTCGAAGCGATACGGCACTTGATCCGGCGCCTTTCGCGCATCGGAGAGTTCAACTTCCTTCTAAGCGACGGGGAGTGTCTGTTCGTCCACGCGCACACGCACATGAATATGCTGCATCGCCATTGTCTTATAGATGGCTGTGAGCAGGAGGTGGTTTTGCTGGCGACGTCACCTCTGACAGACGAGATCTGGACGCCTTTGACCGGTCTGCACGCTTTTGCCGATGGTCGCGAGTGGGTCCACTCGGCAACGCTTCTGTCGGAGGAAACTCTGGCGTGATAAACCTGCTGATCCACAGCGAACGGAACGAGTGGGGCGTGCGGCGACATGGAAATGCGCTGAGATCAGCTCAGTCACCTGAACGAATGACGCAAGGATGAATCCGATATATCTTGACTACAACGCCAGCACGCCCATCGACCCAGCGGTGACGGCGGTCATGCAGCCGCTCCTTGAGGAAGGCTACGGCAATCCCTCCAGCGGCCATTGGGCAAGCGCGCCGGCGAAGGCCGCCTTGGACGAGGCCCGCAGCCGGGTCGCGGCGCTGCTTGGCTGCACCGCCACCGAAGTCGTCTTCACGAGCGGCGGCAGCGAGGCGAACAATCTCGCGCTCAAAGGCTTGTTTTACCAGCGCGGTGATCGCCCGTCGCACGTCATCACTTCGCAGATCGAGCATCCCGCGACGCTTGAGCCATGCCGGTTTCTGGAGCGGCTGGGCGCCACGGTGACCTACATTCCGGTCGACGAGAGCGGACTCGTCGACCCTGATGATATCCGCAAGGCGATCTCCAAGGAGACGTTTTTGATCAGCGTCATGCACGCGAACAACGAAGTCGGCACGATCCAGCCGATCCCTGATATCGCGAAGATCGCTCGCGCGCATGGCGTTCTCCTGCATACGGACGCAGCTCAATCGGTCGGCAAGATACCAACCAGGGTCGACGAACTTGGCGTGGACCTGCTTTCCGTCGCGGGCCACAAAGTGTACGCGCCGAAGGGGATTGGCGCCCTTTACGTCCGTCGCGGGATTACGGTCGAGCCGCTCATCCACGGCGCCGGACATGAGGACGGCCGACGCGCCGGCACCGAGAGCGCCTTGCTGGCGGCAGCACTCGGCAAGGCATGCGAGATTGCACAATCCTGGACGGACATGCCTGAGGTCCGGCAACTCCGGGACCAGTTCTGGCAACGTCTCCGCACCGTCTTCGGCAATCAAGTCGTTCTCAACGGCCATCCCGAGCAGCGTTTGCCGAATACGCTCAACGTCTCGTTCATCGGCCGCATCGGCGCTGACATTCTCGCACGAATGCCGGCCATCGCCGCGTCAACCGGTTCGGCCTGCCATTCCGGACAGATCGCATCCTCGCCCGTACTGAAGGCCATGCGCGTGACGCCTGAGAGAGGCTTGGGAGCCGTCCGCTTCAGCCTTGGGCGGAGCACCACGCAGGAGGAGGTCGAGGAAGTCGTCAACCAGTTGCGCCGAGTGCTCGTATGAACAGGACGGACGCGGGCACAACCGTGAGCCTCGTAGCCTTTACCTCCAAGCGCGCCACACAGCTTCTTTTGTCCGACGCGAGCTTCGATGTGGGGGCCTTGATTACCGTCCTCAGCGTCTTGCCGGATGTGGTGGCACCGCTCGACCCCGGAATTGGCCGCCCCACAGCCTCCTTCCCGCTATGTGCCGTCTCGGTCGATGCTGGCTGGAGGGGGTGATGGTGTCGGCTCAATCACCCGACGACGCTCCGTCTGCCGTCCGGCTCGGCCTGCGCGAGAACTGGCGGCAGTTCTCGCTGCTCGCGCTGATCAACGCCCTGGTCGGCGGCATGGTCGGGCTGGAGCGCACCGTCGTCCCGTTGATCGGCAGCGAGACGTTCCACATCGCCTCGGCGGCGATCGTGGCATCCTTCGTCGCCAGCTTCGGCATCGCCAAGGCATTCACTAACCTTGTCTCCGGCCAGTTGGCCGACAACTGGGGCCGCAAGTACGTGCTGGTGCTGGGCTGGGTCGTCGGGCTGCCGGTGCCGTTCATGATCATCTGGGCGCCAAGCTGGAACTGGATCGTCGCTGCCAACCTGCTGCTCGGCATCAGCCAGGGCCTCGCCTGGTCGATGACCGTGATCATGAAGATCGACCTCGTCGGCCCGAAATCGCGCGGCCTCGCCGTCGGGCTGAACGAGTTCGCCGGCTATGCCGCCGTGGGACTCACCGCCTTCGCCACCGGCTGGATCGCGAGCGCGACCGGGACGTTGCGTCCCGCGCCGTTCTATCCCGGCATCGCCTATGCCGTGCTCGGGCTCGCGCTGTCGGTGCTGCTGGCGCGCGATACATCCGCGCATGTGCGGCTGGAGGCGGCGCACCACGCCCCGGCCGCACCCGCCGGCTTCATCGACGTGTTCCTGCGCACCTCGTTCGGTAATCGGGAGATGTTCTCCATTTGCCAGGCGGGGCTGGTGAACAACCTGAACGACGGCATGAGCTGGGCGATCTTCCCGCTGTTCTTTGCCGCCCGTGGCCTGGGCGTGGAGGGGATCGGCACGCTCAAGGGCGTCTACCCGGTGGTCTGGGGCGTGCTGCAGATCGTCACCGGGCCGCTGTCCGACCGGCTCGGCCGGAAGGGCCTGATCGCCTGGGGGATGTGGGTGCAGGCACTCGGCCTGTTCATGATCGCGGCGCTGGACGGGTTCGGCTGGTGGCTGCTGGCCAGCCTGTTGCTGGGGCTCGGCACCGCGATGGTGTATCCGGCCCTGATCGCCGCGATCTCCGATGTGGCGCATCCAAGCTCACGGGCACGTTCGCTGAGCGTCTACCGCTTCTGGCGCGACATGGGTTACGCCGTCGGCGCGTTGCTGGCCGGGGCGATCGGCGACGCCTTCGGCCTTGCCGCCGCGATCGCCGCGATCGGCGGGCTGACCTTCGTTTCCGGCCTTGTGGTGGCGCTGATGATGCCGCGGCGATGAGCGGCGTCGCTGGCATGGCCCGGGCCTATGCCGGCTGGCGCGCTTCGACGCTCGGCCGGATCACCGACCGCCTGGAGGACGCGCTGCTGCGCGACCTGCTCGGCGACGTAGCTGGCCGCGCGGTGCTGGATCTCGGCTGCGGCGACGGCAAGCTGGCGGTGCGTCTGGCGGCGCTCGGCGCGCGGGTGGTCGGTCTCGATTCCGATCCGGCCATGCTGCGGGCCGCCGCCGCGCGCGCCGCCGCGGCCGGGGTTGGCGTGGATTTCGCGGCCGGGCGGGCGCAGACGCTGCCGTTTCCCGATCGGCGGTTCGATGTCGTCGTCGCCGTAACCGTGCTGTGCTTCGTGCCGGATGCCGAGGCCGCCTTCCGCGAGATCGCGCGCGTGCTGCGGCCCGGCGGCGCGGTGGTGATCGGTGAATTGGGGCGCTGGAACCTCTGGGCGCTGCGACGACGCATTCGCGGCTGGTTGGGCAACCGGCTGTGGCGTGCGGCCCGCTTCCACACGGCGGACGAGTTGCGGCGCCTGACTGCAGGCGCCGGGCTTGAGGCGCGGGCGGTGCGTGGCGCGGTGTTCTACCCACCCGTGGCCGCGCTGGCCTGCGCGATGGCGCCGCTCGATCCCTGGCTCGGCCGGATCACCGCGATCGGCGCCGCCTTCGTCGCGCTGCGGGCGGAGAAGCCGGCGGAGGCTGCCTGTGCCTCGCCGGCCCCCTCGCCCTGAGGCGGTCAGTCAGTTCCGTCCGCCAAACACGTAGCGCGCGAGCGCGGCGATGCCGAGCACCACCAGGACCAGGATGAGAATCCACCAGAGTCCCATGCCAAGCCACATGCCACCGCCACCCATCATGCCGAAGTCGTGCATGTCACGTCCTCATGTCTTGTGGAGAAGTCCTTGCCGACCGCCGCCGGCCGGCAACAGACGGGGGAACCAGGCTGGAACCGCCGCGGCGTAGCGGTCGTACGAGGCGCCGAACGCCAGACGTGCTTCGGCTTCCTCGGCATGGGCGAGATGCACATACATCGTGACCAGGACGGGAAACATCAGCAGCGTCAGCAGCATCGGCCATTGCAGCAGGAAGCCGAACATGATCGCGATGAAGGCGATGTATTGCGGGTGCCGCACCCGCGCATACACGCCCGTCACGGCAAGCGCGTGCTGCCGCTGCGCCTGGTACAGCACGTTCCACGCCGACGACAGCAGAACGAAGCCGCCACCGATGAAGACGTAGCTGAGGATATGCAGCAGGCTGAAATGCGGATTGCCCTTCAGCCCGAGCAGCGTTGACCACAGATGCCCGGCATCGTGCGACATCGGGTCAATGCCGGGATAGTGCACCTGCAGCCAGCCGGACAGCAGGAAGATAGTGAGCGGGAAGCCGTACATCTCCGCGAACAGCGCCACAATAAAGGCGCTGAACGCGCTGAAGGACCGCCAGTCGCGCGGCGTTTGCGGCTTGCCGAAGCTGAACGCGAAGATGATGAACACCGCCGAGTTCAGGACGACCAACGCCCACAGCCCGTAGGCCGATGCCTCATGACTCATGGTGCCGCTCCATTCGGCTGGCCTGACCCGCATGATCGTGGCCGCCGTGCCCGTGATGCATGAACAGGTGCATCAGCGGGCAGGCGAGCAGCAGCAGGTAGGGCAGCGCCCAGAACACATGCAGCGTGTGCTCCGCGAGCAGGTAGAAGCCAGCGACCGCCAGAAAGCCGCAGAGCGCCAGCCCGCCGCGCGTGCGCCAGAGCGGCGTGTGGGCGGGCGGAGGACGCGCCAGATCATGCATGACACCCTCACATCCTGCCCATCATGCCCATCGGACCGGGAATCAGTTCCTCGGCCTTGCGCTGCTGCTCAGCGGACAGCGAGTCCCACAATGCCTTGACCGGACCCTCCATCGCCTTCATCGCGTCGAGATGGGCCGACAGCCTGCGTTCATGCTGCGCGAGACGGTCGGGCCAGCTTGCGGTGGTGCCTTGTGGCATCATCTGCGCCCGCATGCCCTGCATTGCCGTCACGCGCGCCCGCAGCGCTGCGGCAAAGGCGTCCCATTGCGGCAGCTGCGCCTCGGTGATGCCAAGTTCCGTTTTCAAGATGGCGAGGCGGCCCTCCATCATCGCGCCCGGCATCATGCCGGGCCGTGCCGAGGGCTGCCCCGAGGTCTGCATCATCTGCATCATGCCCTGCATCATTTCGGTCATGCCCTGCATCATGCGCATCATCGGCGCCATGCCGGCGCCGCCCATCATGCCCGGACCCATCATGCCGCGGCCCATCATACCGCCGCCCATCGTGCCAGGGCCCATCATGCCGCCCCCCATCATACCGCCACCCATCATGCCGGGGCCGATCATGCCCGCCTGATCCTGGTCTTCGTCCTCGCCCTGCGTCGGCATGCCGCCTTGCGGGGCGGGCGGCGTCGGCGCGGTGGCCTGTGCTTCGTGATGGACGGCGTGGTCCTCCTGCGTCTGCGCGATGGCAAGACCTGCGGAGGCGGCGAGAGCGATTGCCGCGATTGCGGCACTGCGGAACGCGATCATCTGGATTCTCCTTGTTTCAGGCAGCGTTATCGTAGACGAGCTCGGTCATCATCCCGGTCGCCATGTGGAACAGGTTGTGGCAGTGAAAGAGCCAGCGACCGGGGTTGTCCGCGTCGAAGGCGATGGTGACGGAGCCGCTGACCGGGACCAGCACGGTATCGCGCAGCGCGCCCGCGATGCGCGTGCCATTCAGCTCCGTCACCTGGAAGTGGTGGCCATGCAGATGCATCGGATGCGCCATGCGGCTGCGGTTCACCATGGTCAGCTCGACGCGCTGGCCGTGCGAAACGACGAGCGGCTGGTGGTCGCGCCAGGAGCGGTCGTCGATCGACCAGACATATGGCGTCATGGTGCCGGTCAGCGCGATGCGGCGAACCGCGTCCGGCCGGCGCGGCGGCAGCGGCTGGACGGCGGCCAACCGTGCCTCCAACGACAGGTCCACTGCCGCGGCCGCGCTGTCCGCTTCCGATGCTACCTTGGCAATTTGGGCCTGTGGCGTTGCCAGGATGATGCCAGTCCGCCGCCGGTCGCCCTCGCGTTGTGCGAGCACGGCGAAGGCGCCGGCCTCCTTCAGGTCCAGCAACACGTCCGCACGCTGGCCCTGCGCCAGCGGGAAGCGGCGTACCATGAGTGGCCGCACCGCGTCGCCATCGACGGCGATCAGCGTGCCTTCGAGCGCGCCGAGGTCGATCCAGAACGCAGTCGTCGTGGCGCCGTTGATCAGCCGCAGCCGCACACGCCCACCGCGCTCGGTGCGCACCACCCGCGGGTCGGCGAGGGTGCGATCATTGGCGAGATAGGCGTCGTACTCGATGTCGTTAAGGTCCATGGTGGCACCCGTCGAGGAGGTGCCCATCGTCATCGGCGTGGCATCGCTTTGAGACATTGCCATACCGGACATCGCCGCACCGTGACCGCTGTGCCCGCCGAGTTCCGCAAGAATGTCGGCCGGGTCGCGGAAGGTGAAGTCGTGCAGCAGCACCGTCACCTCCTGTGCGTCGGCCCGCACATCCTCGGCGGTGCGGACGATCAGCGGCGCCGCCATCAGCATCTGTTCCTGCAGCCCGTGATGGGAATGCATCCAGTGCGTGCCGGGGCGTGCGACGAAATCGTATCCTTGGTCGGCGCCGTTCGCGATCAGAGTACCGCCAGTCTCGGCCACGCCATCCTGGAGATAGGGCGGCGTCTGGCCGTGCCAGTGGACGATGGTGTCCTCGCCGGCCCGGTTGGCGAGCGTAACGGCGAACCTTTGGCCGGGGTCCAGCACAAGGCCGGGCGCGCCATCGGGTCCGGTGATGCCGAACACCGAAGCAGGCTTGTCGTTCACCTCCAGCGTGCGACGGCCGACCATCAAGCGAACCGGTGGCGAAGCGGCCACGGCGCGTGGACGGTGGGAGAAGGCGGCAATTCCGTCGGCGCTCGCGCCGAGCAAGCCGCGTCGGGAAAGAAGAATACTGCGCATAATGCGTCCGATCCGAGTGAAGCGAGAACGGCGCGGTCGCGATGGCGATCACGCGGCTTGCCTCCCGCCGGACGCTAGAACGCGCGCCGGCGGTTCAGATCGCGGCGCGGGGTGGCCGCAGCGCTGGATCGGGGATGGTGCCGCCGGGCTGGCAGGGCGCGGGCAGGAGAAAGCAACAACGCGCCCCGCGACCGGCGGGGTCACCGCGGCGGCGATCTGGGGCGGCGCGACGACCATGCTGCACGCACTCGTCTGGCAGCAGGGCATGCCGTGCGGCTCGTCAGGCTGGCAGGGCGACGGTCCCCCGTGAGTTACGCCTGCCGCGATCAACATGGCGTAGCCAGAGGCGGCGTGATGCGCGACGGCGGCTGTTCCGGACTGGCCTGCGAGCAGCACACCGCCCAGCACCAGCAGTGCCACCAGTCCCCGCAACCACCTCTGCGCAAAGCCTCGCAGCAACACCACTACCTCGTCATGCGGCCGACCGTATCGACCAGTTCCTCGACCTTCTGCCGCTGGTCCAGCACGTCGCCGGACGCGAAGGCGTTAGCAACGCAATGCGCGACATGGTCGCGGAGAATTTCCTGCTCAACTTTGTGCAGGGCAGCGCGCACCGCATTGATCTGCGTCAAGACATCCACGCAGTAGCGATCCTCCTGCACCATGCGCAACAGGCCGCCGACCTGACCTTCGATCCGCCGTAACCGGCCATGAACCGCTTTTCTCGTCGCTTCATGCATGTTGATACCATACCTCTGAGGGGTATATGGTGCAAGCGTCATCGAAGCACTCCCCCCTTGTGGGCGCGGGTGCGAGGAGGGACTGATGAGCGGACACAGGCATGACGACGCCGTGGCGGCGCCGGCCCCGGAAAGGGTCACCGACCCGGTCTGCGGCATGACCGTCGATCCGGCCACCTCGCCGCACAGGGCGGAGCATGACGGCCACGCGTTCCATTTCTGCTCGGCCGGCTGCCGCAGCAAGTTCATCGCCGACCCGCGGCGCTACCTGACGCCGCTCCCGCCCGCCGCCCCGGCAATGGGCGAGGCTGTGGCCTCGGGCACGATCTATACCTGCCCGATGCACCCGCAGATCCGGCAGGCCGGACCGGGCACCTGCCCGATCTGCGGTATGGCCCTGGAACCGTTGCAGGCCACCGCTGAGGCCGGCACGAATCCCGAGCTGGCTGACATGCGCCGGCGATTCTGGATCGGGCTCGCGCTCACGATCCCAGTCGTGCTGCTGGAGATGGGTGGCCATGTACCGGGGCTTGGCCTGCACGGCATGATCGCGCCCCGTCTCTCGGCATGGATCCAATTCGTGCTCGCGACGCCCGTGGTGCTCTGGGCCGGCTGGCCGTTCTTCGCGCGCGGCTGGGCCTCTTTGGTCACGCGCAATCTCAATATGTTCACCCTGATCGCGCTCGGCACTGGTGCGGCCTGGCTGTACAGCGTGGTTGCCGTGCTCGCCCCGGCCGCCTTCCCCGCTGGCTTCCGCGGCATGGATGGCACCGTCGCGGTGTATTTCGAGGCGGCCGCCGTCATCACGGTTCTGGTGCTGCTCGGCCAAGTGCTGGAACTGCGCGCGCGCGAGCAGACCGGCGGTGCGATCCGCGCGCTGCTCAATCTCGCCCCCAAGACCGCGCGGCGGGTGCTTGCGGACGACTCCGACGAAGAAATCCCGTTGGAGCGGATCGCAGTCGGCGACCGGCTGCGGGTTCGTCCGGGCGACGGCGTGCCGGTCGATGGCGTGGTGCTGAACGGGCATAGCGCAGTTGACGAGTCCATGGTCACCGGCGAATCCATCCCGGTGGAGAAGCAGACGGATGATCGGCTGATCGGCGGCACGGTGAACGGCACCGGGGCGCTGGTCATGCGGGCAGAGAAAGTGGGTAGCGAAACGATGCTGGCCCGCATCGTCGCCATGGTGGCAGAAGCGCAGCGTTCGCGTGCCCCGATCCAACGACTCGCCGATCAGGTTGCCGGCTGGTTCGTGCCGGCCGTTGTGCTGGTGGCATTGCTTTCCTTCGCCGGCTGGTCGGTCTGGGGCCCGGCGCCGGCACTGGCCTATGCGCTCGTGGCCGCGGTCTCGGTGGTCATCATCGCCTGTCCCTGCGCGCTGGGCTTGGCCACGCCGATGTCGATCATGGTGGGCGTCGGCAAGGGCGCCGGTGCGGGCGTGCTGATCCGCTCCGCCGAGGCGCTGGAACGGCTGGAGAAGGTCAATACAGTGGTGGTGGATAAGACCGGCACGCTGACCGAGGGCAAGCCGCGTGTCGTCGCCATCGAGCCGCGGGACGAACTTGCGGCCGATGTCGCGCTGGCAATGGCCGCGGCGCTGGAGCGATCGAGCGAGCATCCCCTGGCCGCCGCTATCGTGGCAGCGGCACGCGAGCGCGGACTGCAACTGCTGGAGGTATCCGATTTCACCTCCATCACCGGTCAGGGTGTGACCGGCACTGTGGACGGGCGGACGCTGGCGCTGGGCAATGCGCGGCTGATGGCCGAGCGCGGCATTGCTCTCGGTGTTCTGGCCGAGCGGGCGGAGGTGCTGCGCGCCGACGGCGCGACGGCGCTGTTCCTGGCGGTGGCGGAGAAGGCCGGAGCCGTCATTGCCGTCGCCGACCCGGTCAAGCGCAGCACACCGGACGCGCTCGCCGCGCTGCGCGCCGACGGTATCCGCATCGTCATGCTCACTGGCGACAATCGCACGACAGCGGAGGCGGTGGCCCGGCGGCTCGGCATCACCGAAGTCGAGGCCGATGTGTTGCCCGAGGACAAGCTGCGCATCGTCCGCCGCCTGCGCGAGCAGGGACGGGTGGTCGCGATGGCCGGCGACGGCGTGAACGACAGCCCGGCCTTGGCGGAAGCCGATGTGGGCATCGCCATGGGCACCGGCACCGAGGTCGCGATCCAGAGTGCTGGGGTTACATTGGTCAAAGGCGATCTCGCCGGGATCGCGCGCGCCATTACGCTCAGTCGCCGGACGATGCGCAACATCCGGCAGAACCTGTTCTTCGCGTTCATCTACAACGCCGTCGGCGTTCCGGTCGCGGCCGGCGTGCTGTATCCGGCATTCGGCATCCTGCTCTCGCCGGTCATCGCCGCGCTGGCGATGTCGCTTAGCTCGGTGTCGGTCATCGGCAATGCGCTGCGCCTGCGCATGGTGCGACTTTAGCGTCTCTGACGGGCGGCGGCGCTTGGCTCTGCGCGCCAGCCCGCGAGCGGCGCCTCGGTGAACTATACCGTCAGGCCGCACCGCTGACGCAACGCAGCGGCGTCGTCAGGCCAGTTCGTCACCCCGTGGCGCTCCGGGGGATGTGCTGGCGGCGGTCGGCGTTGGCCTTGAACGGCAAACTCGGCCTCCGGGGCTCATGGGCAGGAACCCCTTACGCGGCCTTCTCACGCTGCCAACCAGACGCATCCATGCAACACGGTGACCGAGGGATCAGA
This portion of the Acidibrevibacterium fodinaquatile genome encodes:
- a CDS encoding multicopper oxidase family protein, whose protein sequence is MRSILLSRRGLLGASADGIAAFSHRPRAVAASPPVRLMVGRRTLEVNDKPASVFGITGPDGAPGLVLDPGQRFAVTLANRAGEDTIVHWHGQTPPYLQDGVAETGGTLIANGADQGYDFVARPGTHWMHSHHGLQEQMLMAAPLIVRTAEDVRADAQEVTVLLHDFTFRDPADILAELGGHSGHGAAMSGMAMSQSDATPMTMGTSSTGATMDLNDIEYDAYLANDRTLADPRVVRTERGGRVRLRLINGATTTAFWIDLGALEGTLIAVDGDAVRPLMVRRFPLAQGQRADVLLDLKEAGAFAVLAQREGDRRRTGIILATPQAQIAKVASEADSAAAAVDLSLEARLAAVQPLPPRRPDAVRRIALTGTMTPYVWSIDDRSWRDHQPLVVSHGQRVELTMVNRSRMAHPMHLHGHHFQVTELNGTRIAGALRDTVLVPVSGSVTIAFDADNPGRWLFHCHNLFHMATGMMTELVYDNAA
- a CDS encoding metal-sensitive transcriptional regulator, giving the protein MHEATRKAVHGRLRRIEGQVGGLLRMVQEDRYCVDVLTQINAVRAALHKVEQEILRDHVAHCVANAFASGDVLDQRQKVEELVDTVGRMTR
- a CDS encoding heavy metal translocating P-type ATPase, which translates into the protein MSGHRHDDAVAAPAPERVTDPVCGMTVDPATSPHRAEHDGHAFHFCSAGCRSKFIADPRRYLTPLPPAAPAMGEAVASGTIYTCPMHPQIRQAGPGTCPICGMALEPLQATAEAGTNPELADMRRRFWIGLALTIPVVLLEMGGHVPGLGLHGMIAPRLSAWIQFVLATPVVLWAGWPFFARGWASLVTRNLNMFTLIALGTGAAWLYSVVAVLAPAAFPAGFRGMDGTVAVYFEAAAVITVLVLLGQVLELRAREQTGGAIRALLNLAPKTARRVLADDSDEEIPLERIAVGDRLRVRPGDGVPVDGVVLNGHSAVDESMVTGESIPVEKQTDDRLIGGTVNGTGALVMRAEKVGSETMLARIVAMVAEAQRSRAPIQRLADQVAGWFVPAVVLVALLSFAGWSVWGPAPALAYALVAAVSVVIIACPCALGLATPMSIMVGVGKGAGAGVLIRSAEALERLEKVNTVVVDKTGTLTEGKPRVVAIEPRDELAADVALAMAAALERSSEHPLAAAIVAAARERGLQLLEVSDFTSITGQGVTGTVDGRTLALGNARLMAERGIALGVLAERAEVLRADGATALFLAVAEKAGAVIAVADPVKRSTPDALAALRADGIRIVMLTGDNRTTAEAVARRLGITEVEADVLPEDKLRIVRRLREQGRVVAMAGDGVNDSPALAEADVGIAMGTGTEVAIQSAGVTLVKGDLAGIARAITLSRRTMRNIRQNLFFAFIYNAVGVPVAAGVLYPAFGILLSPVIAALAMSLSSVSVIGNALRLRMVRL
- a CDS encoding cysteine desulfurase family protein, whose protein sequence is MNPIYLDYNASTPIDPAVTAVMQPLLEEGYGNPSSGHWASAPAKAALDEARSRVAALLGCTATEVVFTSGGSEANNLALKGLFYQRGDRPSHVITSQIEHPATLEPCRFLERLGATVTYIPVDESGLVDPDDIRKAISKETFLISVMHANNEVGTIQPIPDIAKIARAHGVLLHTDAAQSVGKIPTRVDELGVDLLSVAGHKVYAPKGIGALYVRRGITVEPLIHGAGHEDGRRAGTESALLAAALGKACEIAQSWTDMPEVRQLRDQFWQRLRTVFGNQVVLNGHPEQRLPNTLNVSFIGRIGADILARMPAIAASTGSACHSGQIASSPVLKAMRVTPERGLGAVRFSLGRSTTQEEVEEVVNQLRRVLV
- a CDS encoding DUF2933 domain-containing protein produces the protein MHDLARPPPAHTPLWRTRGGLALCGFLAVAGFYLLAEHTLHVFWALPYLLLLACPLMHLFMHHGHGGHDHAGQASRMERHHES
- a CDS encoding methyltransferase family protein yields the protein MSHEASAYGLWALVVLNSAVFIIFAFSFGKPQTPRDWRSFSAFSAFIVALFAEMYGFPLTIFLLSGWLQVHYPGIDPMSHDAGHLWSTLLGLKGNPHFSLLHILSYVFIGGGFVLLSSAWNVLYQAQRQHALAVTGVYARVRHPQYIAFIAIMFGFLLQWPMLLTLLMFPVLVTMYVHLAHAEEAEARLAFGASYDRYAAAVPAWFPRLLPAGGGRQGLLHKT
- a CDS encoding class I SAM-dependent methyltransferase; the protein is MSGVAGMARAYAGWRASTLGRITDRLEDALLRDLLGDVAGRAVLDLGCGDGKLAVRLAALGARVVGLDSDPAMLRAAAARAAAAGVGVDFAAGRAQTLPFPDRRFDVVVAVTVLCFVPDAEAAFREIARVLRPGGAVVIGELGRWNLWALRRRIRGWLGNRLWRAARFHTADELRRLTAGAGLEARAVRGAVFYPPVAALACAMAPLDPWLGRITAIGAAFVALRAEKPAEAACASPAPSP
- a CDS encoding Spy/CpxP family protein refolding chaperone, translated to MIAFRSAAIAAIALAASAGLAIAQTQEDHAVHHEAQATAPTPPAPQGGMPTQGEDEDQDQAGMIGPGMMGGGMMGGGMMGPGTMGGGMMGRGMMGPGMMGGAGMAPMMRMMQGMTEMMQGMMQMMQTSGQPSARPGMMPGAMMEGRLAILKTELGITEAQLPQWDAFAAALRARVTAMQGMRAQMMPQGTTASWPDRLAQHERRLSAHLDAMKAMEGPVKALWDSLSAEQQRKAEELIPGPMGMMGRM
- a CDS encoding MFS transporter codes for the protein MVSAQSPDDAPSAVRLGLRENWRQFSLLALINALVGGMVGLERTVVPLIGSETFHIASAAIVASFVASFGIAKAFTNLVSGQLADNWGRKYVLVLGWVVGLPVPFMIIWAPSWNWIVAANLLLGISQGLAWSMTVIMKIDLVGPKSRGLAVGLNEFAGYAAVGLTAFATGWIASATGTLRPAPFYPGIAYAVLGLALSVLLARDTSAHVRLEAAHHAPAAPAGFIDVFLRTSFGNREMFSICQAGLVNNLNDGMSWAIFPLFFAARGLGVEGIGTLKGVYPVVWGVLQIVTGPLSDRLGRKGLIAWGMWVQALGLFMIAALDGFGWWLLASLLLGLGTAMVYPALIAAISDVAHPSSRARSLSVYRFWRDMGYAVGALLAGAIGDAFGLAAAIAAIGGLTFVSGLVVALMMPRR